A window from Opitutia bacterium ISCC 52 encodes these proteins:
- the lpdA gene encoding dihydrolipoyl dehydrogenase yields the protein MAESNEYDLVVIGGGPAGYAGAIRAGQLGKKVACVEMDRPGGTCLNWGCIPSKALLKSAELYQKMLHAADFGLSAENVGFDFEKVVSRSRGVADQMANGIEFLFKKNKVDHIKGLGQVTVPGMVEIKDGPDKGKFLKAKNVLLATGCKMRPFPGLELDGEKVMTSREALARKKQPESILVIGAGAIGVEFAYFYNALGTKATLVEVIDQVLPVEDQDVAKLLARSFKKQGISVHTSTKVENVQVTDKGVTADLVKGDKVTPIEVDSVLSAIGVVPNLEGAVSSKIKLNEDRGYLTVDQNYSTNVEGIYAAGDIIGPPWLAHVATYEALQAVNGMFGAGTPNRVTLFPGCTYCLPQVASIGKTEQAVKESGVSYKVGKFPFAASGKAVASNASEGFVKVISSEEDGEILGVHIIGADATELIAEYALAMHLEATPLEIHETIHAHPTLSEALMEAAADIEGEAIHI from the coding sequence ATGGCAGAATCAAATGAATATGATTTAGTGGTGATCGGTGGAGGTCCCGCTGGTTATGCAGGGGCAATCCGCGCAGGACAACTGGGTAAGAAAGTTGCCTGTGTCGAAATGGATCGACCAGGAGGAACCTGTTTGAACTGGGGGTGTATACCTTCCAAGGCTTTGTTAAAGAGTGCCGAACTCTATCAGAAGATGCTACATGCTGCAGATTTTGGTCTCAGCGCTGAGAATGTAGGCTTCGATTTTGAGAAGGTCGTTTCGCGCTCACGCGGCGTTGCGGATCAAATGGCCAATGGCATTGAATTTCTCTTCAAGAAAAACAAGGTCGATCACATTAAAGGTTTAGGCCAAGTCACAGTCCCCGGCATGGTCGAAATTAAGGACGGTCCGGACAAAGGAAAATTCCTGAAGGCGAAGAACGTCCTTTTGGCCACTGGCTGTAAGATGCGGCCTTTTCCAGGACTCGAGCTCGACGGCGAAAAAGTCATGACGTCGCGCGAGGCTCTGGCTCGTAAAAAGCAGCCAGAAAGTATACTGGTGATTGGTGCTGGAGCGATCGGTGTGGAATTTGCCTATTTCTACAATGCCTTGGGAACTAAAGCTACCTTGGTGGAAGTGATCGACCAAGTGCTCCCTGTTGAAGACCAGGATGTGGCCAAGCTGCTTGCACGCTCTTTTAAAAAGCAAGGCATCAGTGTCCATACCAGTACTAAGGTTGAGAATGTTCAGGTCACCGATAAAGGGGTCACGGCTGACTTGGTCAAGGGGGACAAAGTCACCCCTATCGAAGTAGACTCAGTACTTTCAGCCATCGGTGTGGTTCCGAATCTGGAAGGCGCTGTTTCAAGCAAGATTAAGCTCAATGAAGACCGCGGTTACCTCACCGTAGACCAAAATTACTCTACCAATGTCGAAGGTATCTATGCTGCAGGTGACATTATTGGCCCACCTTGGTTGGCGCACGTAGCAACCTATGAAGCACTACAAGCGGTCAATGGTATGTTTGGAGCGGGTACACCTAATCGTGTAACGTTGTTTCCAGGCTGTACCTACTGCTTACCACAAGTTGCCAGTATCGGAAAAACAGAGCAGGCGGTTAAGGAATCCGGAGTTTCCTACAAAGTGGGCAAGTTCCCTTTTGCTGCGTCAGGAAAAGCGGTTGCCTCCAATGCATCCGAAGGATTTGTGAAGGTTATTTCTTCTGAAGAGGATGGAGAGATTCTCGGGGTCCACATCATTGGAGCGGATGCTACTGAGCTCATTGCCGAATATGCTTTGGCCATGCACCTTGAGGCAACTCCCTTGGAAATTCATGAAACCATTCATGCTCACCCAACCTTGAGTGAAGCACTCATGGAAGCCGCCGCAGATATCGAAGGCGAAGCCATTCACATCTAA
- a CDS encoding FAD-dependent thymidylate synthase encodes MNVTGIALVSPEAAEGNPKLTPELLASVLARYSRSNIGLENILEKVDLNEADASIDRILKFVDYGHASIAGLTGGIAMAVDDISMWLAYKLFEIAQMADGQESSTRYISMDESSLPEPEEIGIPTGLAKEWKSIMSESFHAYEAEYERMDKLATEQPDLVGYPENAKPLVVKRIRKNYALDRARYFMPFACKTSMALVMSSRMWTEAIKHLESLPQGEAHACAEGLRNELTKFSPRLVKHSKKEFSYEYQARQEFEYSLKLGLDTLSTENRPDEVWVKVDNDLPDFLPESQSMEDALGQRANRYGRCGTSIRRMRVGFAWNNMAIAELRDLNRHRTGHRFTPMIQNGFYLPPEVDPAPHKYLLKRQEALLKTLMELKSPAYVYGLLLGSQTPFEHSTHADKFVYEAELRTGMGAHFRYADHLSKALHKFWELVPESKPFITEGTAEPE; translated from the coding sequence ATGAATGTTACCGGAATCGCCCTGGTTTCTCCCGAAGCTGCTGAAGGAAATCCTAAATTAACACCCGAGCTACTAGCCTCCGTTCTTGCCCGCTATTCTCGATCTAACATCGGTCTCGAAAATATACTCGAGAAGGTGGATCTAAATGAGGCGGATGCTTCCATCGACCGAATCTTGAAGTTCGTCGACTATGGTCACGCATCTATCGCAGGGCTGACGGGTGGTATTGCGATGGCGGTTGATGATATTTCAATGTGGCTCGCTTATAAACTGTTTGAGATAGCCCAGATGGCAGACGGACAGGAATCGAGTACTCGCTATATCAGTATGGACGAGTCCAGCCTTCCGGAGCCTGAGGAGATCGGTATCCCTACTGGGTTGGCCAAAGAATGGAAGTCGATTATGTCTGAAAGCTTTCATGCATATGAAGCTGAATATGAGCGGATGGATAAATTGGCGACCGAACAACCTGATCTGGTCGGCTATCCAGAAAACGCCAAGCCGCTCGTGGTTAAGCGGATTCGAAAAAATTATGCTCTGGATCGCGCTCGTTACTTCATGCCTTTTGCTTGTAAAACCAGTATGGCATTGGTCATGAGCTCACGTATGTGGACAGAAGCGATTAAGCATCTGGAATCGCTTCCTCAGGGTGAAGCACATGCCTGTGCCGAGGGATTGAGGAATGAGTTAACCAAGTTCTCTCCTAGATTGGTTAAGCATAGTAAGAAAGAGTTTTCATACGAATATCAGGCACGTCAGGAATTTGAATACAGTCTGAAGTTAGGCCTTGATACATTGTCCACAGAAAATCGGCCCGATGAAGTATGGGTGAAAGTGGATAACGATTTACCCGATTTCCTGCCTGAATCCCAAAGTATGGAGGATGCTTTAGGACAACGTGCAAATCGTTATGGGAGGTGTGGCACCTCGATCCGTCGTATGCGTGTCGGTTTTGCATGGAATAACATGGCCATTGCTGAACTGCGTGACCTCAACCGTCACCGGACGGGGCATCGATTTACACCGATGATCCAGAACGGGTTCTATTTGCCTCCTGAAGTAGATCCTGCACCGCACAAATATTTGCTGAAACGTCAGGAAGCCCTTCTAAAGACGTTGATGGAATTGAAATCTCCAGCTTACGTTTATGGATTGTTGTTGGGCTCTCAAACGCCCTTTGAGCATAGCACGCATGCAGACAAGTTTGTCTACGAAGCAGAGTTGAGAACCGGGATGGGAGCTCACTTCCGATATGCAGATCATTTAAGTAAAGCGCTGCACAAGTTCTGGGAACTGGTGCCTGAATCAAAACCCTTTATTACTGAAGGAACCGCAGAACCTGAGTAA
- a CDS encoding endonuclease/exonuclease/phosphatase family protein, with translation MGTFRLLQFNMQYGQVWDPSKPDSAPTRLEDTVRTLSLYDADIIMLQEVEQVQAGGQQVQPPPNFEYLKQALPNYQSVFAYPPQDTRELPFGFGLAIFSRFPILSSKTTTLPGAPLMFEFEGEKTSPTDRVLLTAEIDVNGKHLQFMNTHLQAYFMINASSDDYPQQREMVLEQSMSFEGPVVLTGDFNTAPNEQLVASYEAAGLRTMQKDSVTWKRMPYVLDHIFFKNHLVLKGGTVDEVLSSDHHLLVADFEI, from the coding sequence ATGGGCACTTTTCGGCTCCTACAGTTCAATATGCAATATGGCCAGGTTTGGGATCCTTCCAAGCCTGATTCTGCACCGACTCGTCTAGAGGATACCGTTCGCACATTGTCACTCTATGACGCGGATATCATCATGCTTCAAGAGGTGGAACAGGTCCAAGCCGGTGGTCAGCAAGTACAGCCGCCACCGAACTTTGAGTATCTGAAACAGGCTCTCCCCAATTACCAAAGTGTGTTTGCTTATCCCCCACAGGATACGAGGGAATTACCCTTTGGGTTTGGATTAGCCATATTCTCCCGATTTCCCATTTTAAGTAGTAAGACGACCACGCTTCCGGGCGCACCCCTTATGTTTGAGTTTGAGGGAGAAAAAACATCACCTACGGATCGGGTTTTATTAACGGCTGAAATAGACGTTAATGGGAAGCATCTCCAATTTATGAATACGCATCTTCAGGCGTATTTTATGATCAACGCTTCAAGTGATGATTATCCCCAACAGCGCGAAATGGTCCTGGAGCAGTCCATGTCATTCGAGGGCCCTGTAGTTCTCACCGGGGATTTCAATACGGCTCCCAATGAACAACTAGTTGCCAGCTATGAGGCAGCGGGGTTACGCACGATGCAAAAGGATTCAGTGACATGGAAGCGTATGCCGTATGTGCTAGACCATATTTTCTTCAAAAACCACTTAGTGCTTAAGGGCGGAACGGTTGATGAAGTCTTATCGTCAGATCACCATCTCCTCGTAGCCGATTTTGAGATCTAA
- a CDS encoding 3'-5' exonuclease domain-containing protein 2, giving the protein MENTNTNLENSTITREEINALPLMRFDGPIHVIDQKDQVQPAVERLLQEKVLGFDTETKPSFKKGVSYPPALIQFATQEEAWLFRINGKGIHKAILHLLQTEATVKVGVALHDDIKHLQKVRKFKPSGFMDVASVANDAGILKRGLRNMTGILLGGRLSKSAQLTNWAQSTLTPNQLAYAATDAWVSLKLYLKFQELELVS; this is encoded by the coding sequence ATGGAGAATACCAATACCAATCTGGAAAATTCGACGATTACGCGCGAAGAAATTAACGCCCTCCCGTTAATGCGATTTGATGGTCCCATCCATGTGATCGATCAGAAAGACCAAGTCCAACCGGCTGTTGAACGTTTACTTCAGGAAAAAGTTCTGGGTTTTGACACAGAAACTAAACCTTCCTTCAAGAAGGGTGTTAGTTACCCTCCAGCCTTGATCCAATTTGCGACTCAAGAAGAAGCCTGGCTCTTTCGGATAAACGGAAAAGGAATCCATAAGGCGATACTGCACCTACTTCAGACGGAGGCCACTGTGAAGGTGGGTGTCGCTTTGCACGACGACATCAAGCACCTGCAAAAAGTAAGGAAATTTAAGCCATCCGGATTCATGGATGTTGCATCCGTTGCCAATGATGCAGGAATTCTGAAGCGTGGACTACGCAATATGACAGGGATCCTTCTAGGCGGAAGACTTTCTAAATCTGCCCAGCTCACCAATTGGGCACAAAGCACTTTGACTCCCAATCAACTGGCCTACGCCGCCACCGATGCCTGGGTAAGCCTGAAGCTCTACTTAAAGTTCCAAGAACTCGAACTGGTATCCTGA
- a CDS encoding replication-associated recombination protein A, which translates to MADSFQASLFNSDSAEQVDASRKPLAARMRPRTMGEIIGQTHLLREGTLLPKLIQSDRFGSLLFWGPPGCGKTTFASVIAQETNSRFMQINAVLSNVAELKQILLSARSNPSARTVLFIDELHRFNKAQQDLLLPDVEEGNIRLIGATTHNPGFYIIPPLVSRSHLFKLKSLTEEQVALALERALHDDDRGLGKRGVKISPELLLDLAKLCDGDMRRALNALEVVVESMEEGHEVSESDLEAFASERQIRYDADEDEHYNTASAFIKSMRGGDPDAALYWMAKMLAGGEDPRFIARRLVILASEDVGMADPMALPLAIAAKEACEFVGQPECELNLAHAVIYLATAPKSNSATQALGKVKHYFGDNAVQDVPKWLQDSHSKVSKEMGQGEGYLYSHEFPEAISGQDYMLNPQQFYSPGASGREKFVSERLRYWKELKSQIKTQN; encoded by the coding sequence ATGGCGGATTCTTTTCAGGCCTCTTTGTTTAATTCTGACTCTGCGGAACAAGTGGATGCTTCTCGCAAACCCTTGGCTGCGCGCATGCGTCCTCGTACCATGGGTGAGATCATCGGGCAGACGCACCTGTTAAGGGAAGGCACCTTGTTACCCAAATTGATTCAGTCAGATCGATTTGGTTCACTTCTTTTTTGGGGGCCTCCGGGTTGTGGAAAAACAACCTTTGCGAGTGTGATTGCTCAGGAAACCAACAGTCGGTTCATGCAAATCAATGCAGTGCTTTCTAATGTTGCCGAGTTAAAACAAATACTCCTCTCAGCTAGAAGTAATCCCTCTGCCAGGACCGTGCTTTTTATTGATGAGCTTCATCGGTTCAATAAAGCTCAACAAGATTTGCTTCTGCCGGATGTTGAGGAAGGAAACATCCGGCTGATTGGAGCTACGACACACAATCCAGGTTTCTATATTATTCCACCTCTGGTAAGTCGAAGTCACTTGTTCAAACTAAAGTCTCTAACTGAGGAACAAGTGGCACTAGCGCTCGAGCGCGCTCTTCACGATGATGATCGAGGATTGGGCAAACGTGGAGTAAAGATATCACCTGAATTGTTACTGGACTTAGCTAAACTCTGTGACGGCGATATGCGTCGTGCTTTGAACGCTTTGGAAGTCGTTGTCGAAAGTATGGAAGAGGGGCATGAAGTTTCAGAATCTGATCTTGAGGCTTTTGCCAGCGAACGACAGATCCGGTATGACGCCGATGAGGATGAGCATTACAACACGGCTTCCGCATTCATCAAAAGCATGCGTGGCGGCGACCCAGATGCCGCACTTTACTGGATGGCTAAAATGTTGGCTGGAGGTGAAGATCCTCGGTTTATTGCGCGTAGATTGGTTATACTTGCCAGTGAGGATGTCGGGATGGCCGATCCGATGGCCTTACCCCTTGCGATTGCGGCGAAAGAGGCCTGCGAATTTGTGGGACAGCCCGAATGTGAGCTAAACCTTGCACATGCTGTAATTTACCTGGCGACAGCGCCCAAGAGTAATTCTGCAACTCAAGCATTGGGGAAGGTGAAGCACTATTTTGGCGATAATGCAGTTCAAGATGTCCCCAAATGGCTGCAAGACAGTCATAGCAAGGTTTCCAAAGAAATGGGACAGGGTGAAGGATACCTCTACAGTCATGAGTTCCCAGAGGCTATTTCTGGGCAGGATTATATGTTAAATCCTCAACAATTTTACTCCCCAGGTGCTTCAGGTCGTGAAAAATTTGTTTCAGAGCGACTTCGCTATTGGAAGGAACTTAAATCCCAAATAAAGACTCAGAACTAA
- a CDS encoding alanine--glyoxylate aminotransferase family protein → MNSNVLLLGPGPCNPSQRVLESLGAPTLGHMDGEFLELVEEVKSGLRSLFKTENSVTFPISGTGSSGMEFLLVNFLEPGDKFVVGVNGVFGGRAANLAKRLGAEVFEVSQEWGRAIDNQEFIEVVKREQPKLAMVVNGETSTGVYQPMDGIGEAVHEAGGLLMIDCVTSLAGMPVEIDAWGVDVAFSGTQKCLSVPPGLSPVTISDRAVEVFRNRKNPVPSFYFDLEQLLMYVDGTGGRSYHHTPPINMIYGLHTSLTEILEEGLENRWQRHADAANYLIKELESFGFSPFVPENERLNPLTTLSLPEGLDEAGMRGRIRNEHMIEVGAGLGPMAGKIWRIGLMGNNAAPSSVDQLVEALKATLG, encoded by the coding sequence ATGAATTCGAATGTCTTATTACTCGGCCCCGGCCCCTGCAATCCCAGTCAACGCGTCCTTGAATCTCTAGGAGCCCCTACTCTCGGCCACATGGATGGCGAGTTCCTGGAATTAGTTGAAGAAGTCAAATCCGGGTTACGTTCACTGTTCAAAACAGAGAATTCAGTCACTTTCCCCATATCAGGGACTGGCAGTTCCGGGATGGAGTTTCTACTGGTTAACTTTCTTGAGCCAGGAGACAAATTCGTTGTCGGCGTGAATGGAGTTTTCGGAGGACGGGCAGCAAACCTGGCAAAACGCCTGGGCGCTGAAGTCTTCGAAGTCTCCCAGGAATGGGGACGCGCGATCGACAATCAAGAATTTATCGAAGTGGTAAAACGTGAGCAGCCAAAACTGGCCATGGTCGTAAACGGAGAAACCTCCACTGGAGTTTACCAACCTATGGATGGAATTGGCGAGGCCGTGCACGAAGCGGGTGGTTTGCTGATGATTGACTGCGTAACCTCGCTTGCTGGTATGCCAGTTGAAATCGACGCTTGGGGGGTGGATGTGGCTTTCTCGGGTACTCAGAAATGCCTTTCAGTGCCACCGGGTCTTTCGCCTGTAACCATTTCAGATCGAGCTGTTGAAGTATTTCGAAATCGTAAGAATCCAGTTCCCAGCTTCTATTTCGATTTGGAGCAGCTGCTTATGTATGTCGATGGCACCGGCGGCAGAAGCTATCACCACACCCCGCCCATAAACATGATTTATGGGCTGCACACCAGTTTAACAGAGATCCTGGAAGAAGGTCTTGAAAACAGGTGGCAACGCCATGCCGATGCCGCGAACTATCTAATAAAAGAGTTAGAAAGCTTTGGATTCAGCCCTTTTGTGCCGGAAAACGAGCGTTTGAACCCACTCACGACCTTATCACTACCTGAAGGTCTTGATGAAGCCGGTATGCGCGGACGAATCCGAAATGAACATATGATTGAAGTCGGAGCAGGTCTCGGACCTATGGCCGGCAAAATATGGCGTATAGGCCTTATGGGCAATAACGCCGCTCCTTCTAGCGTCGACCAGTTGGTAGAGGCATTGAAGGCGACTTTGGGATAA
- a CDS encoding ComEC/Rec2 family competence protein: MDPYQEELSIYRGMMLGIKGGLSEENKELFIRTGTLHLFAISGLHVGIVAVTWAGIFLVLRIPKQISVFLGLTLVYLYVEVTGASPSAVRAFAMTAFFWLGQSLVRQMPPFQTLVASAVVVLIISPTQLFSAGFQLSYTVVSGILLWGIPLYQYLRERWQRSQLQKEKHQNSLTKLLNKTWEVVVSTFCISLSATLASAPLSILYFGLMAPFAVCLNMLLVPSASLIIIAGLFSIITDFLPWLSVSAFFNHAPLLLISLMGTLLDWIVTLPFTFLPMQWSWEGLAFLTVLLFISALLFGHGCKLRKRWLFCFPVVLSSGMIFLNSLIQSF, from the coding sequence ATGGATCCATACCAGGAGGAGTTGTCCATCTATAGAGGAATGATGCTTGGAATAAAAGGTGGACTCAGTGAAGAGAACAAGGAGCTCTTCATCCGGACAGGGACTCTGCATTTGTTTGCGATTAGCGGGCTTCACGTTGGAATCGTTGCCGTTACATGGGCTGGCATTTTTCTTGTTTTGAGAATCCCCAAACAAATCTCAGTCTTCCTTGGCCTGACACTCGTGTATCTTTACGTGGAAGTCACCGGAGCAAGTCCATCTGCGGTTCGGGCTTTCGCTATGACTGCATTCTTCTGGCTGGGACAATCATTAGTTCGGCAAATGCCCCCCTTTCAGACCCTGGTAGCATCAGCCGTAGTCGTTTTGATCATATCTCCAACTCAATTATTTTCAGCAGGGTTTCAACTCTCCTACACTGTAGTCTCAGGGATACTTCTTTGGGGCATTCCTCTCTATCAGTATCTCCGGGAACGATGGCAGCGGTCTCAGTTACAAAAAGAGAAGCATCAGAATTCACTTACAAAGTTATTAAATAAAACCTGGGAGGTGGTCGTCAGTACTTTCTGCATCAGTCTTTCGGCAACCCTGGCAAGTGCTCCCCTTAGTATTCTTTACTTCGGGCTGATGGCTCCCTTCGCAGTCTGCTTGAACATGTTACTCGTCCCCTCTGCTTCTCTGATAATCATTGCGGGCCTATTCTCGATAATCACAGACTTTCTACCATGGTTGTCTGTCTCAGCCTTTTTCAACCATGCGCCCCTACTCCTCATTAGCTTAATGGGAACCCTACTGGATTGGATTGTGACTTTACCATTCACCTTCCTACCGATGCAATGGTCCTGGGAAGGTTTGGCATTTCTCACGGTGCTCCTTTTCATTTCAGCACTCTTATTTGGCCATGGTTGTAAACTTCGAAAACGATGGCTCTTTTGCTTTCCAGTTGTCTTGAGCTCAGGAATGATTTTTCTTAACAGTCTAATTCAGTCTTTCTAA
- a CDS encoding NADH-quinone oxidoreductase subunit N, translating into MNWESYKSIADTNLWSAILPEFVLVILALSLLLLDMFGGSKGRGLVGRVTILGLSVLFILILTVLRDNLGILNQTTFSGMLMHSDFGQVMRLFFLASSLLTAYLGSVFLKKQGLPGTEFYAITLLVTASLMLLSQSNNFVLLFVALETVTIGFYVLVSYNRDRSNSLEAGLKYLIMGGFSTAILLMGIVLLYGIGSSPVLEGATAHALNFSELRSFLALNSDNLIAKVGVLLVVAGVAFKIGSVPFQIWIPDVYQGAPTPVTAALAVSSKAGGFAVLIALVSGPFQPMADLLIPVLSVMAIITILFGNIAALTQQNVKRLIGLSGVSHAGYLLMGVVAMFTVPSAQNAIVFYLITYLLASYAVFGVMAHVSKRGEDDAQNLGDYQGMLKESPFLAGVLVLGLASLAGIPPLAGFIGKLLLFYAAFQAELYTLLAVAIVGVVISIYYYFGWIKEATFRVWKLPLLEGEEPEEPREWPEVSRTARLTLGGLALLALLLGLYQGPLSALIG; encoded by the coding sequence ATGAATTGGGAATCCTATAAAAGTATCGCCGATACCAATCTCTGGAGTGCTATCCTTCCTGAGTTTGTTCTGGTTATTCTTGCGCTGTCCCTACTTCTGCTCGACATGTTCGGAGGATCGAAGGGTCGCGGTTTGGTAGGGCGTGTGACGATTCTGGGCTTGTCAGTGCTGTTTATTCTTATTTTGACGGTACTGCGTGACAATTTGGGTATTCTAAATCAGACGACGTTTAGTGGAATGCTCATGCACTCTGACTTTGGTCAGGTTATGCGGCTGTTCTTTTTGGCCAGCTCATTGCTCACCGCATACTTGGGAAGTGTATTCTTGAAGAAACAAGGACTCCCCGGAACAGAGTTCTATGCCATTACCCTGCTTGTGACTGCCAGTTTGATGCTGTTGTCGCAGAGTAATAATTTTGTCCTGCTCTTTGTCGCTCTGGAAACGGTAACCATTGGTTTTTACGTTTTGGTCAGTTACAATCGGGATCGATCCAACAGTTTGGAAGCCGGGCTCAAGTACCTCATCATGGGAGGCTTCAGCACTGCGATTCTATTGATGGGGATTGTATTACTTTACGGAATCGGCAGTAGCCCGGTTCTGGAAGGAGCAACCGCACATGCCTTAAACTTTTCTGAGCTCCGCAGCTTTCTTGCACTCAACAGTGACAATTTGATCGCTAAGGTTGGGGTACTGTTGGTGGTTGCCGGTGTGGCATTTAAGATAGGGTCTGTGCCTTTCCAAATTTGGATACCGGATGTGTATCAGGGGGCACCCACTCCCGTAACAGCTGCACTGGCCGTTTCCTCTAAAGCAGGTGGATTTGCCGTTCTGATTGCTTTAGTTTCTGGACCTTTTCAGCCAATGGCCGACCTGCTTATACCGGTGCTGAGTGTGATGGCTATAATTACCATTTTATTTGGCAACATTGCTGCGCTGACCCAGCAGAATGTGAAACGCCTTATTGGCCTTTCAGGAGTATCTCATGCTGGATACTTGCTCATGGGTGTGGTTGCGATGTTCACGGTACCCTCTGCTCAAAATGCGATTGTCTTTTACCTGATCACCTACCTCCTCGCTTCTTATGCAGTGTTTGGTGTGATGGCGCATGTCTCGAAACGTGGTGAAGATGATGCTCAGAATTTGGGTGACTATCAGGGCATGTTGAAAGAAAGCCCGTTTCTTGCAGGTGTTTTGGTATTGGGACTGGCATCACTGGCAGGAATTCCTCCTCTTGCCGGATTTATTGGAAAACTGCTTCTGTTCTATGCGGCCTTCCAAGCTGAGCTCTATACGCTGCTGGCTGTAGCCATCGTTGGTGTTGTGATTTCCATTTATTACTACTTTGGCTGGATCAAGGAAGCTACTTTCCGGGTTTGGAAATTACCTCTGCTTGAAGGAGAAGAGCCCGAAGAGCCTCGTGAATGGCCAGAGGTGTCCAGAACAGCTCGTTTGACTCTCGGGGGACTTGCTCTGCTGGCGTTGTTACTTGGGCTTTATCAAGGCCCGCTGAGTGCTCTGATTGGTTAG
- a CDS encoding phage holin family protein yields MPTPQKAFHIRVLLKQWVIIALGVSVASFLNDGIQFDSATSLVFGVLFISLLNVFIKPALFFFGLPFIVMSLGLGLLLINALIFALAGSLVPGFHIADFWSAFWGAVVVSLMTLFVNAFLIRPKVTVTRMHTGPKRDAHKVKGGAKEYKGKLDDIIDV; encoded by the coding sequence ATGCCGACTCCTCAAAAGGCTTTCCATATACGAGTTCTCCTTAAACAATGGGTTATTATCGCCCTGGGAGTTTCGGTGGCCTCTTTTCTGAATGACGGTATTCAGTTTGATTCAGCGACCAGCCTGGTGTTTGGAGTATTGTTCATTTCCCTTCTCAATGTGTTTATCAAGCCAGCCCTGTTTTTCTTTGGTCTGCCATTTATCGTGATGTCCCTTGGCCTGGGCCTCCTGCTTATTAATGCTCTGATTTTTGCTCTCGCAGGTTCCTTGGTTCCAGGATTTCACATTGCCGACTTTTGGTCTGCCTTCTGGGGTGCTGTAGTGGTCAGTTTGATGACTCTATTCGTGAATGCCTTTCTCATTCGACCCAAGGTGACTGTGACTCGGATGCATACCGGCCCCAAACGAGATGCACACAAGGTCAAAGGGGGAGCGAAGGAATACAAGGGGAAGCTCGACGATATCATCGATGTCTAG